From the genome of Callithrix jacchus isolate 240 chromosome 7, calJac240_pri, whole genome shotgun sequence, one region includes:
- the SKIDA1 gene encoding SKI/DACH domain-containing protein 1 codes for MGDLKSGFEEVDGVRLGYLIIKGKQMFALSQVFTDLLKNIPRTTVHKRMDHLKVKKHHCDLEELRKLKAINSIAFHAAKCTLISREDVEALYTSCKTERVLKTKRRRVGPALATKAPPPPERAAAAAASPRPGFWKDKHQLWRGLSGAARPLPISAQSPRPGAAAARPAAHLPQIFSKYSSSQYPDIVRSPCKPPLNYETAPLQGNYVAFPSDPAYFRSLLCSKHPAAAAAAAAAAAAAAAAAAAAYYQASAAGPQPKAAAGAGGPGNLSYRCKRKRGGAKECLLSPHAGARRLLLLPRSYKAKAAAAAAAAAAAAAAAAGATCLERFHLVNGFCPPPHHHHHHHHHHHHHHHRAQPPQQSHHPPHHHRPQPHLGSFPESCSSDSESSSYSDHAANDSDFGSSLSSSSNSVSSEEEEEEGEEEEEEEEEEEGGSGASDSSEVSSEEEDSSTESDSSSGSSQVSVQSIRFRRTSFCKPPSVQAQANFLYHLASAAAATKPAAFEDAGRLPDLKSSVKAESPEEWNLQSWAPKASPVYCPASLGSCFAEIRNDRVSEITFPHSEISSTVKRTDLTINCLAEGASSPSPKTNNAFPQQRILREARKCLPATPTTHCADNNTIAARFLNDDSSGAEANSEKDSKISHCPEFATDLPSSQTDPEVSAAAAATKAENLCTDTGDKTLPFLHNIKIKVEDSSANEEYEPHLFTNKLKCECNDTKGEFYSVTESKEEDALLATAKEGFACPEKETPSLNPLAQSQGLSCTLGSPKPEDGEYKFGARVRKNYRTLVLGKRPVLQTPPVKPNLKSARSPRPTGKTETHEGTLDDFTVINRRKKVASNVASAVKRPFNFMANFPCPPSLIIGRDGDLWPAYSLNTTKDSQTPHKAHPIWKWQLGGSAIPLPPSHKFRKFNS; via the coding sequence ATGGGAGACCTGAAGTCAGGTTTTGAAGAGGTGGATGGCGTGAGGCTCGGCTACCTCATCATTAAAGGGAAGCAAATGTTTGCCCTCTCCCAAGTCTTCACGGATCTGCTGAAAAACATCCCGAGGACGACCGTGCACAAGCGCATGGATCATCTGAAAGTGAAGAAGCACCACTGCGATCTGGAAGAGTTGCGGAAACTCAAAGCAATCAACAGCATCGCGTTCCACGCGGCCAAATGCACGCTCATCTCCCGGGAAGACGTGGAAGCCCTCTACACCTCCTGCAAAACCGAGCGCGTCCTCAAGACCAAGCGCAGGCGGGTCGGCCCGGCCCTGGCCACAAAGGCGCCGCCGCCGCCAgagcgcgccgccgccgccgccgccagccCCCGCCCGGGTTTTTGGAAGGACAAGCACCAACTTTGGCGGGGCCTGAGCGGAGCCGCGCGGCCCCTGCCAATCAGCGCGCAGTCCCCGCGCCCGGGCGCCGCCGCAGCGCGCCCCGCCGCCCATCTACCTCAGATTTTTAGCAAATACTCCAGCTCGCAATACCCGGATATCGTGCGCTCGCCGTGCAAACCCCCTCTAAACTATGAAACTGCCCCGCTCCAGGGAAACTACGTCGCCTTCCCCTCGGACCCGGCTTATTTTCGGAGCCTGCTGTGCAGCAAGCACCcggctgctgccgccgccgccgccgccgccgccgctgccgccgccgccgccgccgccgccgcctacTACCAGGCATCGGCGGCCGGGCCCCAGCCCAAGGCGGCGGCGGGCGCTGGAGGCCCGGGGAACCTGAGCTACCGCTGCAAGCGCAAGCGCGGCGGCGCCAAGGAATGCCTGCTCTCGCCCCACGCCGGCGCGCGGCGCCTGCTGCTACTGCCCAGGTCCTACAAAGCcaaggcggcggcggcggcggcggcggcggcggcggcagcggcggcggccgCCGGGGCCACTTGCCTGGAGAGGTTTCATCTGGTCAACGGCTTCTGCCCCCCTccgcaccaccaccaccaccaccaccatcatcaccaccaccaccaccaccgggCCCAGCCGCCGCAGCAGAGTCACCACCCCCCTCACCACCATCGGCCGCAGCCCCATCTGGGCAGCTTTCCCGAGAGTTGTAGTAGCGACTCCGAGTCCAGCTCCTACTCGGACCACGCGGCCAACGACTCGGATTTTGGCTCCAGTTTGTCCAGCTCCAGTAACTCTGTGTCCtcggaagaagaggaggaggagggagaggaggaggaggaggaagaggaggaggaggaggggggcagCGGGGCCTCGGATTCCAGTGAAGTCAGCTCGGAGGAGGAGGACTCGTCCACGGAGTCGGACTCCAGCTCCGGCTCCAGCCAAGTGTCAGTGCAGAGCATCCGATTCAGGCGCACCAGCTTCTGCAAGCCTCCCAGCGTGCAGGCGCAGGCCAACTTCTTGTACCATCTGGCCTCCGCCGCCGCTGCAACCAAACCCGCTGCTTTCGAGGATGCCGGCAGACTTCCCGACCTCAAGAGCAGTGTCAAAGCGGAGTCGCCGGAGGAGTGGAATCTGCAGAGCTGGGCCCCCAAAGCCTCTCCGGTGTACTGCCCGGCCAGCTTGGGGAGTTGTTTCGCAGAGATAAGGAACGATAGGGTATCTGAGATTACATTCCCACACTCTGAAATTTCCAGTACTGTAAAGAGAACTGACCTGACAATTAACTGCCTGGCAGAGGGGGCCTCTTCACCTAGCCCAAAGACAAACAATGCATTTCCACAACAAAGAATACTCCGAGAGGCTAGGAAATGTCTACCAGCAACTCCTACTACACACTGTGCAGATAACAACACAATAGCTGCTAGGTTCTTAAATGATGATTCTTCAGGAGCAGAAGCAAATTCAGAAAAAGATTCCAAAATCTCTCATTGTCCTGAATTTGCTACGGATTTGCCCTCTTCGCAAACTGATCCTGAAGTGAGCGCTGCAGCAGCAGCAACTAAAGCCGAGAATCTCTGCACTGACACAGGCGACAAGACATTGCCGTTTCTGcacaatattaaaatcaaagtaGAAGACAGTAGTGCTAATGAAGAATATGAACCTCACCTTTTTACAAATAAGCTAAAGTGCGAGTGCAATGATACAAAGGGTGAGTTTTACAGTGTGACTGAGAGTAAAGAGGAGGACGCCTTGTTAGCCACAGCCAAGGAAGGTTTTGCATGCCCTGAAAAAGAAACTCCTTCCTTAAATCCACTGGCTCAGAGTCAGGGCCTTTCATGCACTTTAGGTTCTCCAAAACCTGAGGATGGGGAATATAAATTTGGTGCCAGGGTGAGAAAAAATTACCGGACACTAGTACTGGGAAAGCGACCTGTCCTTCAGACACCTCCAGTCAAACCAAATTTGAAATCAGCTAGAAGCCCTCGTCCTACAGGTAAAACTGAGACACATGAAGGAACACTGGATGATTTTACAGTTATAAACAGACGCAAAAAGGTAGCCAGCAATGTAGCATCAGCAGTGAAAAGGCCATTTAATTTCATGGCAAATTTTCCTTGTCCACCATCACTCATTATTGGGAGAGATGGGGATTTGTGGCCGGCGTATTCCTTAAACACCACTAAGGATTCTCAAACTCCTCACAAGGCCCATCCTATATGGAAATGGCAGCTGGGCGGTTCTGCAATACCTCTTCCACCTAGTcacaaattcaggaaatttaattcataa